From Natronorubrum halophilum, a single genomic window includes:
- a CDS encoding N-acyl-D-amino-acid deacylase family protein, giving the protein MAPLYHEGGIGPWQEYLSGLAGRLEREWTWNSLGEYLDAVDDADIAPNVATLVGHGTARYDVLGMNDVQPTDDELEEMASLVREGLEDGAIGFSTGLVYTPQVYSGTEEVSRLAAELAPYGRPFVAHIRSEGRWIWEALDEFVDIGAEHDVPLQISHFKLTGSEQQGKADRLLAQVEIARERGVDVTADQYPYTAGSSMLTSLLPPWVQSGDADALRETLTDPNQREEIRRDIEEWRIQGWENVGGKTGWDRIEVTNLTSEEFGDEGGCDIATIATERDSTPIDVLCDVLLAENFEASMVAHGLIEEDVRTIMQNERVMVGTDGLFGARPHPRVYGSFPRVLATYVRQENLLSLEEAVRSMTSLSARAMGLDSKGVLRPGLDADLVVFDPAVVDDRATFDDPEQYPLGIEHVVVDGTPIVRDGEDTGARPGGAIR; this is encoded by the coding sequence ATGGCCCCGCTCTACCACGAGGGGGGCATCGGTCCGTGGCAGGAGTACCTCAGCGGCCTGGCCGGGAGACTCGAGCGCGAGTGGACGTGGAACTCCCTCGGCGAGTACCTCGACGCGGTCGACGACGCCGACATCGCGCCGAACGTGGCGACGCTGGTCGGGCACGGCACCGCCCGCTACGACGTGCTCGGCATGAACGACGTCCAGCCAACCGACGACGAACTCGAGGAGATGGCGTCGCTCGTCCGCGAGGGGCTCGAGGACGGCGCGATCGGCTTCTCGACGGGGCTCGTGTACACGCCCCAGGTGTACTCGGGGACCGAGGAGGTGTCTCGACTCGCAGCCGAACTTGCTCCCTACGGACGACCGTTCGTCGCCCATATCCGTAGCGAGGGCCGCTGGATCTGGGAGGCGCTCGACGAGTTCGTCGATATCGGAGCCGAACACGACGTTCCGCTTCAGATTTCGCACTTCAAGCTTACCGGCAGCGAACAGCAGGGGAAGGCCGACCGCTTGCTCGCTCAGGTCGAAATCGCCCGTGAGCGGGGCGTCGACGTCACCGCGGACCAGTACCCCTACACCGCAGGAAGCAGCATGCTGACGTCGCTGTTGCCGCCGTGGGTGCAGTCGGGCGACGCCGACGCCCTCCGCGAGACGCTCACTGACCCCAACCAGCGCGAGGAGATCCGCCGGGATATCGAGGAGTGGCGCATCCAAGGCTGGGAAAACGTCGGCGGCAAGACCGGGTGGGACCGAATCGAGGTGACCAACCTGACGTCCGAGGAATTCGGCGACGAGGGCGGATGCGACATCGCGACCATCGCGACCGAGCGCGACAGCACGCCGATCGACGTCCTCTGCGACGTCTTGCTCGCTGAAAACTTCGAGGCGTCGATGGTCGCTCACGGGCTGATCGAGGAGGACGTCCGAACGATCATGCAGAACGAGCGCGTCATGGTTGGAACCGACGGCCTGTTCGGGGCCCGTCCCCACCCCCGGGTATACGGATCGTTCCCCCGCGTGCTGGCGACGTACGTTCGCCAGGAGAACCTCCTGTCGCTCGAGGAGGCCGTCCGGTCGATGACCTCGCTGTCCGCTCGAGCGATGGGACTCGATTCGAAGGGCGTGCTCCGTCCGGGCCTCGACGCGGACCTGGTTGTCTTCGATCCGGCGGTGGTCGACGACCGCGCGACGTTCGACGATCCGGAGCAGTACCCGCTCGGGATCGAGCACGTCGTGGTCGACGGGACGCCGATCGTTCGCGACGGCGAGGACACCGGAGCTCGGCCCGGCGGCGCCATTCGGTGA